The stretch of DNA CGATCAAAATAAGGAGAACTCCGATCGAAATCGGCAGATAAATCGCAATACCGCAACCGATCAACGGCAGGACGAAACGCCCGCTCGGGTTCCAAATTCGATCGACCCCCGGCCATTCAGGCCAGCTTAAAAGTGCAGGATAAAGCGCCAGGAGACGGGTGCGGAAATAGATCGAGCCGACGAACATGATGCCCGTGACGGGAGATGGCAGCGGGGAGGGCAATGCTCCCGCATGGCCGATCTGGGTCAGCACGATGCAAAATATCGACCAACCGATGATGCGCGGCCAGATTTGAGAGGAGAGGGAGGTCGGTGATTCAATGCCGAGCAGCCTGGCGCAAAAACGCAATGTAAAGGGCAGACACAAAAGTTGGCTCAATGCCGAGAGGAGGAAAGGCAGGCCGCTGCGCCCGCCATTCGCGGATTGAGCCGTGACGGCGCTCAACCCGCTCAGTGCGAGGCTGATGGCGAACAGCGCCAGCACCCAACTCCATTCGCTCCGCAAAAGCGCAAGCGCATCGTCCAAACTGGCGCGAATGACTTTCCACATGGAAGGCTGAGGCCCCTCGGGGCCGCCTTCTGTAACCCGTGTTTTCGGCGTTTCGCGCTTGTCGTTTTCGGTTGTCTCGGAGCCGTAATCCATGTTCTCGCCTTATCGTGCCCGATGCCAGCCGCGCGGTTGTTGCTGCCAGTAAGCCAGTTCGTGTCCCGCGCTTTTCATGGCGGTCCAGCGTTTCCGGGCGCGCCCTACCGCCGCTTCGTCACGACCGTCGAAAAGATCGAATATGCGCGCAAAGTTTTCCAGGCCCAGTTCCGCCCCGCCATCCAGCAGGAACACGAACGCCGCGCCGTTCGGCGCGTCCTCGCCCTCGGTCAGCCAGATCGGCTGACGCGGCGCATGGCCCATCGCCTTGCTGCCGTGCGGAAGCCACACCGGATCGCGCACTTTCCAAAGTGCGGCGTCCAGCGCCTTCACCTGCGCCGCGTCTTTGCACCGAATGACGGCCCGCTGCCCAGCTTCCAGCGTGCGGCCCAGGAGTTGGGGCAACGCCTCTTCCACGCTGCTGCGCGTTAGATGATAGAAGCCGATTTCCGCCATTATCAGTCGCGCGGGCCGGTTTCATGCGCTTGCACGAGCGCATCCAACAAGCGCACGCCGAACCCGGTCGCGCCTTTGGGGCAGAGCGGCGCGGCATCGCTGCGCCACGCCACGCCCGCGATATCGAGATGCGCCCAGGGCGTATCTTTAACGAAGCGTGCCAGGAATTGCGCGGCGGTGATGGCGCTGCCAGGGCGGCCGGTGATGTTCTTCATGTCCGCAATGTCGGAGCGCAGCAGCTTGTCGTAGGCTTTGCCCATCGGCATGCGCCACACATTCTCCCCAACATTCTCGCCCAGGGCGAACAGCTTCTCGGCCAAAGCATCGTCATTGCTGAACAGACCGGCGCGCGCATGGCCGAGGCTGACGACGATCGCGCCCGTCAACGTGGCGAGATCGACCATGAAGCGCGGCTGAAAACGGTCCCGCGCATAGGCGAGAACATCCGCCAGGACCAAGCGCCCTTCGGCATCGGTGTTCAGCACTTCGATGGTTTGGCCGGAATAGCTTTTCACCACATCGCCAGGGCGCTGCGCGTTGCCGGAAACCATGTTCTCCACCAACCCCACAAGGCCGATGACATGCGTGCGCGCTTTGCGTCGCGCCACGGCTTCCAGCAGGCCCACCACCGTCGCAGCGCCGCCCATGTCGGTTTTCATTTCATCCATTCCCGCGGCGGGTTTGATCGAAATGCCACCGGAATCGAACGTCACGCCCTTACCGATAAAGGCGAGCGGCGCTTCCTCGGAACCGCGATAGCGCATCACGACGAGGCGCGCTTCCTGCTCGCTGCCCTGCGCCACGCCCAACAGCGCGCCGAAGCCCAACTCGCGGAGGGCGGCGCTATCCATCACCTCCACATCCACGCCGAGATCGCGCAGCGTTTCGATGCGGCGCGCGAATTCAGGCGGCGTGAGAACGTTCGGCGGCTCCGTCACCAGATCGCGCGCGCGGATAACGCCCTGCGCCACGGCTTCCAGCGCTCGCCATTGCGTCTGGGCGGCTTCCACTTCCTTCACGCCGAGCGTCAGGCGTTGCAGGCGCGGTTTCGGCTCCGCTTCCGGCGAATGATAGAGATCGAAACGATATTGGTTCAGCACTGCGCCATAAGCGGCATGGGCGGCATAGTCGGCGCTGCGCCCGGCAAAGGCGATATCGGCGTGGGTCGTGTTTTTCAGCGCCTGGGCCGCTTGGCCTCCGGCGGCTTCGACGGCGTTGGCGTCCAGTTCCTCATCGGCGCCGCAGCCGATCAGAACCAACCGCGCCAATGCAGCACAGGGCGCGAGCAGCACGCAGCTTTGTTCGCGCTCGCCCTTGTAACCCGAAATGGCCACGGCTCGGCGCAGCGCACCGCCGGTGGCGGCGTCCAGATGGGCGAACGGACCATCGGCCACATCGAAATTCGTGCTGGTCAGCAGAACGAGGGATTGCTCGGATTCCGGAGCGCCGGCGCCTTGCAAAATCGGAAAAGGCGCTTGGATCTGGATGTCGAGCATAAAGAAGCTTCCATAAAATCGGTGAGTCTATTGCGCCTTTATATCGGGGCAACGCTGCGCGAAGGCAAGGCGACGAAATGGTGATAAGGCAGGTTGATATAAACAACTTTCAATAGTGTTTTATCTAAATAAATTACGGTATTTGTTGATTATTGACATTGATGACCTTGAGACTAAGTTTGTCATCTTTCCGAAGACCTCAGGGCCGAAAAATGTCTCTTTTGGATGTTATCAATCCTCTCTACGTCGCTTCTGGCCTGGGTGTAGGATTTCTAGTGGGGATGACCGGCGTGGGCGGCGGATCGCTGATGACGCCGCTGCTCATCCTGGTGTTTCGCATTCACCCGCAATCCGCCGTCGGGACGGATCTGCTTTATGCCGCAATCACGAAATCCGTCGGCACTTTGGTGCACGGCCGCAAAGGATCGGTGGATTGGCGCGTGGTCGCAAGGCTGGCATCCGGCAGTCTGCCCGCCACTTTAGTGACTCTGGCTTTCCTGAGTTGGTATGGCAGCCCCTCCCACGATACGGCGCGCTTGATTTCGATCGCTTTGGGCGTTGCGCTTTTATTGACTGCACCAAGCGTGTTCTTTCGGCGTGAATTGCAGGCATGGTCTCATCGCCATGCCGGTGAACTCACCGAGAAACAAGCGGCGATATGGACGATTGTGCTCGGAGCGTTGCTCGGCGTGATGGTGACGATTTCATCCGTAGGCGCAGGCGCGATCGGCATGACCGTGCTGATCCTGCTCTACCCGAATCTACCGACGGCCAAGCTCGTCGGCTCCGACATCGCCCATGCCGTGCCGCTCACCTTCATTGCGGGAATGGGGCATTGGTGGATGGGGTCCGTCCAAATCCCGATGCTGGTTTCGCTGCTGTGCGGCTCCATCCCTGGCATTATTTTGGGAAGCTTGTGCATCGGGGCCGTCAACGAGCGCGTCCAACGCTCGGTGCTCGCGGCAGTGCTCTTTATCGTCGGCTGGCGGTTGATCTAGCTTCCAGCTTCGGTCTGGTGGCAAGCGATCCATTCGGTATCGCCATCCAGATAGCGTTCTTTCTTCCAAACCGGCACGCGCAGCTTGATCTCGTCGATAATATAGCGGCATGCCTTGAACGCCGCGTCGCGATGCGGTGCGGAGACACCGATCCATACGGCCACATCGCCGATCTTGAGGCTGCCGACGCGATGCATCGCGACCGCCCCGCTGATGGCGAATTGCGCGCAGGCCTCCTCCATAATCTGCGTGCCCTCATTCACGGCAAGCGGTTCGTAGGATTCATAATCCAACCCGTCCACCGCGCGTCCTTCGTTGCGGTTGCGGACCCACCCTTCGAACACGCAAAACCCGCCCGCTTCGTCGAGATGCAATTCCGCGCGCAGCGCCGCCAAATCCACGGGTTCGGCGGAGACGAAGAAGCGGCTCATCCGCCCGACACCGGCGGGATGAACACAACAATATCACCTTCGTTCACAGGCTGCTCCCAGGTTGAAAAAGCTGCATTCACCGCAACTCGCAGCCGTGCGCGGGACAGAGTGAAGCCATAGGCATCGGTTAGTTCGTCATAAAGCGCGGCGAGGGATGCTGCGTTCGTCTCGCGTGTTTCTTTCTGCCGTCCGGCTTGGTCGCGTAGGATGGCGAAATATTCGAGGTCGATACGGGGCAAATCAGGCCTCCTGGGTCGTGCCGAAATCGCGCTTTCCGCCGGATTTTCCCAGCAGGCGCACATCATGAATCACCATGTCGTGCGAGAGCGCCTTGCACATGTCGTAAATCGTCAGCGCTGCAATGGAGGCACCGGTCAGCGCTTCCATTTCCACGCCGGTCTTGCCTTGGCATTTGACGCGGCAATTCACGATCGCCTCATCCCCATCCACGGTGATTTCGACCTTACAGCCGTTCAATGCCAGCGGATGACAAAGCGGAATGAGTTGCGATGTCGCTTTCACGCCCATGACGCCCGCGATCTGCGCAACCGTCAGCACTGCGCCTTTGGAGGTCATGAAGCCTGCGTCGGCCAGCGTTTTCGCAACTTCAGGCGGAAAGCGCAGACGTGCCTGTGCATGGGCCTCGCGCTGCGTGATCTCTTTATCGCCGACATCCACCATACGTGGCTGCTGGCCTTTTTCGTCCACATGGGTGAGCGTCGCCATTTCAGCCTCCGATATAATGCATTTCGATTTTCCCGCGCGCTTTATCTGCGCGGCGTTCGGCGCGCTCCTCACTATAGCGGTCGGTGCGATCGCGCCACACCTGAGCGAGGGCTTTTTGCAGGGCCGCATCGTCTTCTTCGCGGAGAATACGACGCAGATCGGTGCCTTTCGTGGCGAACAGGCAGGTATAGATCTGCCCCTCCGAAGACAGGCGCGCGCGTGAGCAATCGCCGCAGAACGGTTCGCTGACGGAGGAGATGAAGCCGATCTCGCCCGCGCCGTCCCGGTAGCGATAGCGCTTGGCGACTTCGCCGCGATAATGGGGAGAGAGCGGCTCCAACGGCCAACGCGTAACGATGCGCGTCAGCAAATCGCGAGACGTGACGACATCCTCGCGCTCCCAGCCATTGCGGTTGCCGACATCCATATATTCGATGAACCGCACGACGACGCCGGTATTGCGGAAATAATCGAGCAGATCGAGCACACCCTCATCGTTCACGCCGCGCTGCACGACCGTGTTGAGCTTAACGCCCCCTGCGAAACCGAGCGCCTGCGCGCTGGCGATGCTTTCCAGCACCGGCGTCAGTTGCGCGCGACCGCCGCTCATACGCGCGAAGATCGCCGGGTCGAGACTATCCAGACTGACGGTAATCCGGTGCAGCCCGGCCTGTTTCAACGCGGCGGCATGCCGTTCCAGCAAGACGCCGTTGGTCGTAAGCGCGACATCTTCGATGCCGGGAATAGCCGCGAGCCGTGCGATCAGTTCGGGAAGTTGGGGGCGCAGAAGCGGCTCGCCGCCGGTCAGGCGGAGTTTGGTCACGCCAAAGGAGGCGGCGACGCACGCCACGCGTTCGATCTCGTCGAAACTCAACCGCTCACGCGCTTCCAGAAAACGGAAATGCTCGTGATAGGTCGATTCCGGCATACAGTAGGGGCAACGGAAATTGCAGCGATCCATCACCGAAATGCGGAGATCGCGCAAAGGTCGCCCGAAACGATCGGCCAAAGGAGCGGGCATCGTGCTACCAGGCATAGAAACGCGCGATATCGCCGGACTGCGCTTCGCCGGGGCCTGGGTCTAGCGCCACGAAACCATCCGTATCGGAGAGCCGATTGAAATCGCCGGAGGTCGTCATCGGCCGGGGAAGGCCAAGCGCCTGGCCCTGCTCGTCATGATGAAGGCGCACCGGTACGAAGCGCGTCAGAGTGGGAATCCGCGCAACGGGTTCTTGCAAACGAGTAGGGAAGGTGAAAGGAGCGTTTAGGCCTTGTGCTTCGAGCAGAGCCGGAACCACGTAACGCACACCGCAGACCAGAGCGGAAACCGGATTGCCGGGGAGGGCGAAAACGCGCTGTCCTTGCGGCCCGACGCCGAACCACATCGGCTTGCCGGGGCGTTGCGCGATTTTGTGGAAAATACGGTCCACGCCAAGCGCCGCCAAGGCACGGGGCACGTAATCATATTCGCCCATCGAGACGCCGCCGCTCAGGACCAAGACGTCATGACGCGCGAGTTGCTTTTCCAAAAGCGCGGTCGTGGCGGCGAGATCGTCCTGCACCACAGCGAAATCGTGGCGCGTGAAACCACGGGCATGGAGCGCGCCCGCCAAAGCATATTCGTTGGAGCGGCGAATTTGCCAGGGGGCGACATCGTCTTCCGGAGCGACGAGTTCATTACCGGTGGAGATGATGCCGATCGAAGGGATTTGCGCGACCTCGACCTTCGAGACGCCATTGCTCGCGAGAACGGCCATCGCAGGCGCGTTCAGGCGCACACCCGGGGCGAGCAACTCCTCCGCCGCCGCGCAATCGGCGCCCTGGCGATGAATGAACTGCCCGCGTTCGGCGGCATATCCGTCCTGAAGGCGCACATTATCGCCTTCGCGCACCAAGCGCTCGACCGGAATGACCGTATCCGCGCCCTGCGGCAGGACTGCGCCCGTTGTGACTTCGAGGCAAACCGCTCCTTCAGGTAATGTGCGTGGTGGAGCGCCCGCTGCCTGCATGCCGGCGATGCGCAGGGAAGCGCCATCTTCCAAGCGGCAGGCGATGCCGTCCATCATCACGCGATCGAAAGGCGGCAAGGCGCGTTCGGCGCGCACCGTCTGGCGGAGAACGCGGCCCATCGCCGCCGTCAACGACACGGTTTCCGTTCCAAATCGGTTCGTATTTTCACGGATCAGGGCTTCAGCCCGCGCCACGCTCAATAGTTCCGTCATGGAGTTTCCGTTCGTCCTTCCGCTGTTCGCCCCTTATATAGAGTGAGATGCCTGCGAGAAAACGTGCAGCTTGCAATATATTCCACCCATAAGGCATGGAAGGAAGTTATGGACGCCATCAACAGGCCCGAACTGCCTGCTACCTGGCCGCGTTGGCCTACCTACGGCACGATCGACGATCTGCTTCCCAGTCTTGCGCAATGGTCGGCGCAGAAAAAACGCGCGGCGTTGGCGACGTTGGTGGAAATTACCGGTTCCTCACCGCGCCCGCTTGGAAGCGAGATGGTGATAGCGGAAAATGGCGATGTCGCTGGTTATGTGTCCGGTGGGTGCGTGGAAGCCGCCGTGGCGCTGGAAGGGCTGGCGTCCATCGCCGACGGGAAGGCGCGGGTGCTCGATTACGGAGCGGGCAGCCCCATCGTGGATATTCAACTGACCTGCGGTGGGCGCATCGGCATTTTGGTCCGGCCCATCGTGGATTTGGCGGGCTACGTTTCTCATCGCTATGCCGCACGGTGCGCGCGCCATGTGTTGAACGTGGTCAGCGATATGGAAACAGGGGCCATGCGTTTCATCGAAGGGGAAGCGAAAGCGGGGCCGGGAGAATTCGTGCGGGTGCATACCCCTCTGACGCGATTGGTGGCCGTTGGCGGCGATCCGGTGACGTTGGCGCTGCTGAGCATGGCGCGGAACTTCAATTTCGAACTGGGTCTGCTGCGCCCGATGGGGCCGGAACAAGCGCCCGAAGGTTTCGATCTAGGCTTTTACGACCGGCGGAGATTGGAGACGGCGTTGGCCGATCTGGCGCTGGATCGTTGGAGCGCCGTTTATAGCCTGACGCACGATGCGCAGGCGGATCTGCGCGTGGCGCATCATGCTTTGGCGTCGGAGGCGTTTTGCGTGGGCGTTCTGGGCAGTCGCCGCAAGATCGCGGCGCGGGTCAAGGCGCTGCGCGATGCGGGGGTTTCGGAAAAGGCGCTGAAGCGGTTGCATTTGCCGGCGGGAATCGACATCGCGGCCCGCACACCGCAAGAGATAGCCCTTTCGATTCTGGCGCAGATCGTGGCGGCGCGTTCCGATTCCGCACCGTAAAACGCGTCAAACAGAAAGATATGTTCGCCGCGCAACTCGTTGTTGCTGACGCAATCAAGTCATGCTAGGCGTGACCGAACCGAACGGTCATTGCTTCACGGGCTCCAAGGCGACGCGTGAATGAGGGCCATCCACTCTGCCGCGTAGCGTCAGGCGCAGCGGCACCGAAAGGAACGATATGGCGCAGGGCGAGCAGGACGATCATTCGTCGCACGATGGTGGCCAAGCCGATAACGGCCAGCAGACCAACAATAAGAACAAAAATGGTGGCAAGCGCCGCAGCCCGATGGTTCGCATC from Kozakia baliensis encodes:
- a CDS encoding DNA polymerase III subunit chi yields the protein MAEIGFYHLTRSSVEEALPQLLGRTLEAGQRAVIRCKDAAQVKALDAALWKVRDPVWLPHGSKAMGHAPRQPIWLTEGEDAPNGAAFVFLLDGGAELGLENFARIFDLFDGRDEAAVGRARKRWTAMKSAGHELAYWQQQPRGWHRAR
- a CDS encoding leucyl aminopeptidase, whose product is MLDIQIQAPFPILQGAGAPESEQSLVLLTSTNFDVADGPFAHLDAATGGALRRAVAISGYKGEREQSCVLLAPCAALARLVLIGCGADEELDANAVEAAGGQAAQALKNTTHADIAFAGRSADYAAHAAYGAVLNQYRFDLYHSPEAEPKPRLQRLTLGVKEVEAAQTQWRALEAVAQGVIRARDLVTEPPNVLTPPEFARRIETLRDLGVDVEVMDSAALRELGFGALLGVAQGSEQEARLVVMRYRGSEEAPLAFIGKGVTFDSGGISIKPAAGMDEMKTDMGGAATVVGLLEAVARRKARTHVIGLVGLVENMVSGNAQRPGDVVKSYSGQTIEVLNTDAEGRLVLADVLAYARDRFQPRFMVDLATLTGAIVVSLGHARAGLFSNDDALAEKLFALGENVGENVWRMPMGKAYDKLLRSDIADMKNITGRPGSAITAAQFLARFVKDTPWAHLDIAGVAWRSDAAPLCPKGATGFGVRLLDALVQAHETGPRD
- a CDS encoding sulfite exporter TauE/SafE family protein, with protein sequence MSLLDVINPLYVASGLGVGFLVGMTGVGGGSLMTPLLILVFRIHPQSAVGTDLLYAAITKSVGTLVHGRKGSVDWRVVARLASGSLPATLVTLAFLSWYGSPSHDTARLISIALGVALLLTAPSVFFRRELQAWSHRHAGELTEKQAAIWTIVLGALLGVMVTISSVGAGAIGMTVLILLYPNLPTAKLVGSDIAHAVPLTFIAGMGHWWMGSVQIPMLVSLLCGSIPGIILGSLCIGAVNERVQRSVLAAVLFIVGWRLI
- a CDS encoding molybdenum cofactor biosynthesis protein MoaE encodes the protein MSRFFVSAEPVDLAALRAELHLDEAGGFCVFEGWVRNRNEGRAVDGLDYESYEPLAVNEGTQIMEEACAQFAISGAVAMHRVGSLKIGDVAVWIGVSAPHRDAAFKACRYIIDEIKLRVPVWKKERYLDGDTEWIACHQTEAGS
- a CDS encoding MoaD/ThiS family protein, whose product is MPRIDLEYFAILRDQAGRQKETRETNAASLAALYDELTDAYGFTLSRARLRVAVNAAFSTWEQPVNEGDIVVFIPPVSGG
- the moaC gene encoding cyclic pyranopterin monophosphate synthase MoaC, which gives rise to MATLTHVDEKGQQPRMVDVGDKEITQREAHAQARLRFPPEVAKTLADAGFMTSKGAVLTVAQIAGVMGVKATSQLIPLCHPLALNGCKVEITVDGDEAIVNCRVKCQGKTGVEMEALTGASIAALTIYDMCKALSHDMVIHDVRLLGKSGGKRDFGTTQEA
- the moaA gene encoding GTP 3',8-cyclase MoaA, with the translated sequence MPGSTMPAPLADRFGRPLRDLRISVMDRCNFRCPYCMPESTYHEHFRFLEARERLSFDEIERVACVAASFGVTKLRLTGGEPLLRPQLPELIARLAAIPGIEDVALTTNGVLLERHAAALKQAGLHRITVSLDSLDPAIFARMSGGRAQLTPVLESIASAQALGFAGGVKLNTVVQRGVNDEGVLDLLDYFRNTGVVVRFIEYMDVGNRNGWEREDVVTSRDLLTRIVTRWPLEPLSPHYRGEVAKRYRYRDGAGEIGFISSVSEPFCGDCSRARLSSEGQIYTCLFATKGTDLRRILREEDDAALQKALAQVWRDRTDRYSEERAERRADKARGKIEMHYIGG
- a CDS encoding molybdopterin molybdotransferase MoeA, coding for MTELLSVARAEALIRENTNRFGTETVSLTAAMGRVLRQTVRAERALPPFDRVMMDGIACRLEDGASLRIAGMQAAGAPPRTLPEGAVCLEVTTGAVLPQGADTVIPVERLVREGDNVRLQDGYAAERGQFIHRQGADCAAAEELLAPGVRLNAPAMAVLASNGVSKVEVAQIPSIGIISTGNELVAPEDDVAPWQIRRSNEYALAGALHARGFTRHDFAVVQDDLAATTALLEKQLARHDVLVLSGGVSMGEYDYVPRALAALGVDRIFHKIAQRPGKPMWFGVGPQGQRVFALPGNPVSALVCGVRYVVPALLEAQGLNAPFTFPTRLQEPVARIPTLTRFVPVRLHHDEQGQALGLPRPMTTSGDFNRLSDTDGFVALDPGPGEAQSGDIARFYAW
- a CDS encoding XdhC family protein, translating into MDAINRPELPATWPRWPTYGTIDDLLPSLAQWSAQKKRAALATLVEITGSSPRPLGSEMVIAENGDVAGYVSGGCVEAAVALEGLASIADGKARVLDYGAGSPIVDIQLTCGGRIGILVRPIVDLAGYVSHRYAARCARHVLNVVSDMETGAMRFIEGEAKAGPGEFVRVHTPLTRLVAVGGDPVTLALLSMARNFNFELGLLRPMGPEQAPEGFDLGFYDRRRLETALADLALDRWSAVYSLTHDAQADLRVAHHALASEAFCVGVLGSRRKIAARVKALRDAGVSEKALKRLHLPAGIDIAARTPQEIALSILAQIVAARSDSAP